One region of Niallia sp. Man26 genomic DNA includes:
- a CDS encoding MFS transporter: MTIVAMISTFLVGLFLQLFDSSNPLPYQLLFIAAFLCGIVEIIYLKRHVEPIKEKPKTAVKKSLFGLTVFKHKPFLYFLLCSLFFNFAWQMCWSLFSIYQIKYAGATGLWISLFAVANSIGQIVSFKWWGRMAEKHSHSKMLVLVSLGMATTPFMTVLSTNLPYIVAVNLLAGLFVSGTVLLLFNQLLDSTNEETRSQSISNYNILLALVAFVAPQAGVVLLEMTNIYSAMNISSVLRALSGVFFFAYYVYLKRKDTLLLKRTAAKI; this comes from the coding sequence ATGACAATTGTAGCAATGATATCAACTTTCCTTGTCGGTTTGTTTCTGCAGCTGTTTGATTCAAGCAATCCGTTGCCATACCAGCTGTTATTTATCGCTGCCTTCCTTTGCGGAATAGTTGAAATTATCTATTTAAAAAGACATGTCGAACCGATAAAAGAAAAACCAAAAACAGCTGTTAAAAAATCATTGTTTGGTTTAACAGTTTTTAAGCATAAACCTTTTTTATATTTTCTGCTATGCAGTTTGTTTTTTAATTTTGCATGGCAAATGTGCTGGTCATTATTCAGCATCTATCAAATAAAGTACGCTGGAGCTACTGGTTTATGGATCAGTTTGTTTGCTGTCGCCAACTCCATCGGACAAATTGTCAGCTTTAAATGGTGGGGCAGGATGGCTGAAAAGCATTCCCATTCTAAAATGCTTGTCCTTGTATCGTTAGGGATGGCAACAACTCCATTTATGACGGTGCTATCCACTAATTTACCTTATATAGTTGCTGTTAATCTCCTTGCTGGACTATTCGTGTCAGGAACGGTTCTGCTATTGTTTAATCAGCTGCTGGACAGCACCAATGAAGAAACAAGAAGTCAAAGTATATCAAATTATAATATCCTTTTGGCACTTGTTGCATTTGTAGCACCCCAAGCAGGTGTAGTGCTGCTGGAAATGACGAATATATACAGTGCGATGAATATATCATCTGTTTTGAGAGCGTTAAGCGGTGTATTTTTCTTTGCTTATTACGTATACTTAAAGAGAAAAGATACGCTTCTTTTGAAAAGAACCGCGGCGAAGATTTAA
- a CDS encoding MFS transporter gives MDEHEQVNSANEKWSIKNGIYTTLILNISNNYFPLFAISVLGVSNYELGLIGSLPQFVGMFAMIIGSVIMNRLQSKKMFTVYSFMMARIFLIGMALVVFLPETMQSWTFILLVALMNLPFSFANLSWQALIADMFQKRGEIYFLARAIRL, from the coding sequence ATGGATGAGCATGAACAGGTGAATAGCGCTAATGAAAAATGGAGTATTAAAAACGGGATTTATACTACTCTCATTCTTAATATCTCTAATAATTATTTTCCTCTTTTCGCTATTAGTGTTCTTGGTGTTAGTAACTATGAGCTTGGACTGATCGGCTCATTGCCGCAATTTGTTGGAATGTTTGCGATGATTATAGGTTCCGTCATCATGAACAGGCTGCAAAGTAAAAAAATGTTTACAGTATATTCCTTTATGATGGCGCGTATCTTTCTAATTGGGATGGCATTAGTTGTTTTCCTGCCAGAGACAATGCAAAGCTGGACATTTATTCTCCTTGTCGCTTTGATGAATCTGCCTTTTTCCTTTGCTAATTTATCATGGCAGGCTTTAATTGCTGATATGTTTCAGAAACGAGGCGAAATATATTTTTTAGCACGCGCAATAAGGTTATGA
- a CDS encoding response regulator, translating to MRFFLVDDDGAIRSVMRHIIEGEKLGSVIGEAETGCKVTSNVLQFNDIDIVIMDLLMPERDGIETIKSWNREFKGKVIMLSQVETKELIGDAYAEGVDYYVTKPINKKELVAVINKVIQSIQLEKTVNDIRCSLNSLLTSNGKNTADGTAVAQASVKIVESAEFLLSELGIIGENGSKDLLEMVQYLYEHEINDGFDLHFPSLKELFEKLSFMRLGEAASPLELNRETKASEQRVRRAIYQSITHWANIGLSASTNAKFENYATKFFDFSTIRCKMTELSNEQEVSPKQVKIHTKKFIQVLYFEAKKLSSSR from the coding sequence ATGAGATTTTTTTTAGTAGATGATGATGGAGCAATCCGATCTGTAATGAGGCATATCATTGAGGGTGAAAAGCTTGGCTCTGTTATTGGAGAAGCGGAAACAGGCTGTAAAGTGACAAGCAATGTATTGCAATTTAATGATATCGACATTGTCATCATGGATTTACTGATGCCAGAGCGTGATGGTATTGAAACAATAAAGTCCTGGAACAGAGAGTTTAAAGGCAAAGTTATCATGCTTTCTCAAGTTGAAACAAAAGAATTAATCGGCGATGCCTATGCTGAAGGCGTTGATTATTATGTGACAAAACCAATTAACAAAAAGGAATTAGTTGCTGTTATAAATAAAGTGATTCAATCCATTCAGCTGGAGAAAACCGTTAATGATATTCGCTGTTCACTTAACAGTTTATTGACTTCAAATGGGAAAAACACCGCAGACGGTACAGCAGTTGCTCAAGCAAGTGTAAAAATTGTCGAATCAGCAGAGTTTTTGCTGTCAGAACTTGGTATCATCGGGGAAAACGGCAGCAAAGATTTACTGGAAATGGTTCAATATTTATATGAACATGAAATAAATGATGGGTTTGATCTTCATTTTCCTTCTTTAAAGGAGCTGTTTGAAAAGCTGTCATTTATGAGACTTGGCGAAGCAGCATCACCACTTGAGCTGAACAGAGAGACGAAAGCTAGTGAACAGCGAGTACGGAGGGCCATTTATCAATCGATTACCCATTGGGCGAACATTGGTTTAAGTGCGTCAACTAATGCAAAATTTGAAAATTACGCGACAAAGTTTTTTGATTTTTCAACTATAAGGTGTAAGATGACAGAACTCAGCAATGAACAGGAAGTTTCACCAAAGCAAGTGAAAATTCACACGAAAAAGTTTATTCAAGTGCTTTATTTTGAGGCGAAAAAGTTAAGCAGCAGCAGGTGA
- a CDS encoding M42 family metallopeptidase yields the protein MNNWNKEEFFETLEGLLNISSPSGNTDTIIEYIEHQLQADGISTKRNNKGGLIATIGGKSSDKHRMLTAHVDTLGAMVKEIKANGRLRLDLIGGFTYNSIEGENCRIETATGDVYTGTILLHQASVHVYKDAAKAERNQANMEVRIDERVSTAEDVKKLGIAVGDFVSFYPRVEMTKSGFIKSRHLDDKASVAILLHIIKKLQAATDTLPYTTHFLISNNEEIGYGGNSNIPAETVEYLAVDMGAMGDGQSTDEYTVSICVKDASGPYHLGLRKKLVKLAEDNSIPYQLDIYPYYGSDASAAIRSGHDIIHGLIGPGIDSSHAYERTHFSSIEATASLIYAYVWSEMVK from the coding sequence ATGAATAACTGGAACAAAGAGGAGTTCTTTGAGACACTAGAGGGCTTATTAAATATAAGCAGCCCTTCTGGCAATACCGATACCATTATTGAATACATAGAACATCAGCTGCAAGCTGACGGAATCAGCACGAAAAGAAATAATAAAGGCGGCTTGATTGCAACCATTGGTGGTAAAAGCTCTGACAAACATAGGATGCTGACTGCACATGTCGATACACTAGGAGCAATGGTGAAGGAAATTAAAGCAAATGGAAGGCTTCGTCTTGACTTAATAGGCGGCTTCACCTACAACAGCATTGAAGGTGAAAACTGCCGCATCGAAACGGCAACAGGCGATGTATACACAGGAACCATTCTGCTTCATCAAGCATCTGTTCATGTATATAAAGATGCAGCCAAGGCCGAAAGAAACCAGGCAAACATGGAAGTCAGAATCGACGAACGTGTCTCTACTGCAGAGGATGTTAAAAAATTAGGAATTGCTGTAGGTGATTTTGTATCGTTTTATCCAAGGGTAGAAATGACTAAATCAGGCTTTATTAAATCTCGTCACTTAGACGATAAAGCTAGTGTTGCAATTCTTTTGCATATTATAAAGAAACTGCAAGCTGCAACAGATACTCTACCCTATACAACTCATTTCCTTATTTCCAATAACGAAGAAATTGGCTATGGCGGAAATTCCAATATACCAGCAGAAACGGTTGAGTATTTGGCTGTTGATATGGGTGCAATGGGTGATGGCCAATCAACAGATGAGTATACTGTTTCCATTTGCGTAAAAGATGCAAGCGGTCCTTATCATTTAGGGCTCCGTAAAAAGCTGGTGAAGCTCGCAGAAGATAACAGTATTCCATACCAGCTTGATATTTACCCCTATTACGGCTCCGATGCTTCTGCTGCCATCCGATCAGGACATGATATTATACATGGATTAATTGGTCCTGGAATTGATTCATCTCATGCGTATGAAAGAACGCATTTTTCCTCGATTGAGGCAACGGCAAGCTTAATTTATGCTTATGTATGGAGTGAAATGGTTAAATAA
- a CDS encoding M15 family metallopeptidase, whose amino-acid sequence MILCLFVVVYWQEKQPVKKENVPMPTELNETVAKKRDELISLAADKGINVVITADFRSAEEQDELYAQGRTADGDIVTNAKGGESYHNYGLAIDFALMNINGEVIWDMEYDGNGNSKDDWSEVVEIAKSLGFEWGGDWISFKDYPHFQMDFGLSIEDLQNGERP is encoded by the coding sequence CTGATTTTATGTCTATTTGTTGTTGTGTACTGGCAGGAAAAGCAGCCTGTAAAAAAAGAAAATGTTCCAATGCCGACAGAACTAAATGAGACCGTTGCTAAAAAAAGAGATGAGCTAATAAGCTTAGCAGCAGACAAAGGAATCAATGTGGTTATAACGGCAGATTTCAGAAGCGCAGAGGAACAGGATGAACTGTATGCCCAAGGCAGGACTGCAGATGGAGATATTGTGACAAATGCTAAGGGCGGCGAATCCTATCATAACTATGGATTGGCAATCGATTTTGCCTTAATGAATATAAATGGGGAAGTCATTTGGGATATGGAATATGACGGAAACGGCAATTCAAAAGATGACTGGTCGGAGGTTGTCGAAATAGCTAAATCCTTAGGATTTGAGTGGGGCGGCGATTGGATCAGCTTTAAGGATTATCCACATTTTCAAATGGACTTCGGTTTATCGATTGAAGACTTGCAAAATGGGGAACGTCCATAA
- a CDS encoding LTA synthase family protein — MKKFFSKHSSFFLIAIILFWMKTYIAYKVEFSLGVEGALQQFLLFLNPLSSALFFIGLALFIKGKAQSIMIVVISGIMSALLYANIVYYRFFTDFITVPVVMQVKVNGGQLSDSINSLMSIFDILYFLDVIILIVLLATKVYKPKVQKNRRAAKSVFALAILVFIINLGLAEADRPQLLSRSFDRNYLVKYLGAYNFTIYDVVQNARSESQRALADSSDITEVQNYINANFAEPNSVYYGKAEGKNVVYISLESLQSFIINYKLNGEEVTPFLNSLVGNQNTFYFENFFHQTGQGKTSDAEFMMDNSLYGMSQGSVFVNKAQNTLQSAPAILKTKGYVSAAFHGNYKTFWNRNEMYKSIGYDYFFDAEYYDMSEENTKNYGMKDIPFFKESMPLLKSLQQPFYTKFITLSNHHPFEMDEGDTDFPAGDFGDSVVNDYFQSAHYLDESIKEFFSYLKEEGLYDDTMVVMYGDHYGISENHNTAMAKVMGVDEITPLMNAQLQRVPLFIHVPGAEGKVVSEYGGDVDVMPTVLHLLGVDTKDYLQIGSDLLSKDHRETIPFRNGDYVSPTVTKIGDNCYDTNSGDLLDSKECAQQAESAAAELQTSDAIVNKDLLRFYTPKGFTPINRDDYSYVKNGEDSTESETETNATTDSGE, encoded by the coding sequence ATGAAGAAATTTTTCTCTAAACATTCTTCTTTCTTTTTAATCGCCATTATTTTATTTTGGATGAAAACGTATATTGCTTATAAGGTTGAGTTCAGCCTTGGAGTCGAAGGTGCACTGCAGCAATTCCTTCTGTTCTTAAACCCGTTAAGCTCTGCTTTATTCTTTATAGGACTTGCTTTGTTTATTAAAGGAAAAGCACAATCAATCATGATAGTTGTCATAAGTGGAATCATGTCTGCATTGCTTTATGCAAATATCGTGTACTACCGATTCTTTACAGACTTTATCACCGTTCCTGTTGTTATGCAGGTGAAGGTGAACGGTGGCCAGCTCAGCGACAGCATCAACTCGCTGATGAGCATATTTGATATCCTGTACTTCCTGGATGTGATTATACTAATAGTATTGCTGGCAACGAAAGTTTATAAACCTAAAGTTCAAAAAAATAGAAGAGCTGCCAAATCTGTGTTTGCTCTTGCAATCTTGGTGTTTATCATCAACTTAGGTCTTGCAGAAGCAGATCGTCCACAGCTTTTAAGCAGATCATTTGACCGAAACTATTTGGTGAAATATTTGGGCGCATATAACTTTACGATTTATGATGTCGTGCAGAATGCCCGCTCAGAAAGCCAAAGAGCTCTTGCTGACAGCAGTGATATAACGGAAGTGCAAAACTATATCAACGCTAACTTCGCAGAGCCGAATTCCGTTTATTATGGAAAAGCGGAAGGCAAAAACGTCGTTTATATTTCTCTTGAATCACTGCAAAGCTTTATTATTAACTACAAGCTTAACGGAGAAGAAGTTACGCCGTTCTTGAATTCTCTTGTTGGTAACCAAAACACATTCTATTTCGAAAACTTCTTCCATCAAACAGGCCAGGGGAAAACCTCTGACGCTGAGTTCATGATGGATAACTCTTTGTATGGAATGAGCCAAGGCTCAGTGTTCGTGAACAAAGCGCAAAACACATTGCAGTCTGCTCCAGCTATCCTGAAGACAAAAGGCTATGTTTCTGCGGCGTTCCACGGTAACTACAAGACTTTCTGGAACAGAAATGAAATGTACAAATCAATTGGTTATGATTATTTCTTTGATGCAGAATACTATGATATGTCCGAAGAAAATACAAAGAACTACGGTATGAAGGATATTCCTTTCTTTAAGGAAAGCATGCCGCTCTTAAAATCATTGCAACAGCCGTTCTATACAAAATTCATCACATTGTCTAACCACCATCCTTTTGAAATGGATGAAGGAGATACGGACTTCCCTGCTGGTGATTTTGGCGATTCTGTTGTAAACGACTATTTCCAATCTGCTCATTATCTTGATGAGTCGATTAAAGAATTCTTCAGCTACTTGAAAGAAGAAGGTTTATATGACGACACAATGGTTGTCATGTACGGAGACCATTATGGTATTTCTGAAAACCATAATACTGCAATGGCAAAGGTTATGGGTGTTGATGAAATTACACCGTTAATGAATGCGCAGCTGCAACGTGTCCCATTATTCATTCACGTTCCTGGTGCTGAAGGAAAAGTTGTCAGCGAGTATGGCGGCGACGTTGATGTTATGCCGACAGTGCTTCATTTATTAGGCGTAGACACAAAGGATTATCTGCAAATCGGATCTGATTTGCTGTCAAAAGATCATCGTGAAACAATACCGTTCCGTAACGGAGACTATGTGTCACCGACCGTAACAAAAATCGGAGACAATTGTTATGATACGAATAGCGGTGATTTATTAGACAGCAAAGAATGTGCACAGCAAGCAGAAAGTGCAGCAGCAGAGCTGCAAACATCTGATGCTATCGTAAATAAAGATCTGCTGCGTTTCTATACGCCAAAAGGGTTCACGCCAATTAATCGAGATGATTACAGCTATGTAAAAAATGGTGAAGATTCAACAGAGTCTGAAACAGAAACAAATGCAACAACAGATAGTGGCGAATAA